A single window of Sphingobium sp. SCG-1 DNA harbors:
- the feoB gene encoding ferrous iron transporter B yields the protein MTTIPLVALVGNPNAGKSALFNALTGARQKLGNYPGVTVERKSGRISLSDGRPVELVDLPGTYSLDPTSPDEQVTRDVILGRQEGERLPDALVIVVDAANLENHLRFALELIALGLPTILALNMVDLATRDGLELDANILSRDLGVPVIATVAVRKRGLDHLRGALDGLLDGGARVLRPARPDVGFDARRADARRIARSAIVAETPSRRLTAAVDRVALHPFFGLILLLALLFVMFQAVYAWSEAPIAMIEGWAAATSDAVTAALPDGLLRSFLVDGVINGVGSVVVFLPQILVLFFFILMLEATGYMTRAAFMMDGLMARVGLSGRAFIPLLSSFACAVPGIMATRTISDPKDRLTTILIAPLMTCSARLPVYAVIIGAFIPARTVGPGIGLQGLVLFSLYVAGIIGAFVVALVLRITVTKGKSSGFLMEMPKYQFPRPQDILIGLWQRAVIFLKRAGTIIFASTVILWLLLSFPKPPVGSTVSPVSYSIAGRIAGGLNVVMAPIGFNRDISLALIPAMAAREVAVSALATVYSLEANDDEAALERSLGDRLKGRWSLPTALAFLAWFVFAPQCISTIAVTRRETNGWRWPAFMVGYLFALAYCAAGITFWTATALGLG from the coding sequence ATGACTACGATCCCGCTCGTGGCGCTGGTCGGCAATCCCAATGCCGGCAAAAGCGCGCTGTTCAATGCGCTGACGGGTGCGCGGCAGAAGCTCGGCAACTATCCGGGCGTCACGGTGGAGCGAAAGTCCGGGCGCATATCGCTCTCGGATGGGCGGCCGGTCGAACTGGTCGATTTGCCCGGCACCTACAGCCTCGATCCCACTAGCCCCGATGAACAGGTGACGCGCGACGTGATCCTGGGGCGTCAGGAAGGCGAGCGCCTGCCTGACGCGCTGGTGATCGTGGTGGATGCCGCGAACCTTGAAAACCATCTGCGATTTGCGCTGGAACTGATCGCGCTGGGTTTGCCGACAATCCTCGCCCTGAACATGGTCGATCTGGCGACGCGCGACGGGTTGGAACTTGATGCCAATATACTTAGCCGCGATCTTGGCGTGCCGGTGATCGCCACTGTCGCTGTGCGCAAGCGTGGTCTCGACCATCTGCGCGGCGCGCTGGACGGCTTGCTTGATGGCGGCGCGCGAGTCTTGCGGCCAGCGCGGCCGGATGTCGGCTTTGACGCCCGCCGCGCCGATGCCAGGCGTATCGCCCGTTCGGCTATCGTCGCGGAGACGCCCTCACGCAGGTTGACGGCGGCAGTGGATCGTGTGGCGTTGCACCCGTTTTTCGGACTGATCCTGCTGCTCGCACTGTTGTTCGTCATGTTTCAGGCGGTCTACGCCTGGTCCGAAGCGCCGATTGCGATGATTGAGGGTTGGGCGGCGGCCACGTCGGATGCAGTGACCGCTGCGCTGCCCGATGGGCTGCTCCGTTCCTTCCTGGTCGATGGCGTCATCAACGGCGTCGGATCGGTCGTCGTGTTCCTGCCGCAGATTCTCGTCCTGTTCTTCTTCATCCTGATGCTGGAAGCGACGGGATATATGACCCGCGCCGCGTTCATGATGGACGGGCTGATGGCGCGTGTCGGTCTGTCGGGTCGTGCCTTCATTCCGTTACTGTCCTCCTTCGCCTGCGCGGTGCCCGGCATCATGGCGACGCGCACGATCAGCGATCCCAAGGACCGCCTGACGACCATCCTGATTGCACCGCTGATGACCTGCTCGGCGCGATTGCCCGTTTATGCCGTGATTATCGGCGCATTCATTCCCGCGCGAACCGTGGGGCCGGGGATCGGCTTGCAGGGTTTGGTCCTGTTTTCGCTCTACGTCGCCGGTATCATCGGTGCGTTCGTGGTCGCGCTGGTCCTGCGGATCACGGTCACAAAGGGGAAAAGCAGCGGCTTTCTGATGGAGATGCCCAAATATCAGTTCCCCCGGCCACAGGACATACTGATCGGCCTGTGGCAGCGCGCGGTGATCTTCCTGAAGCGTGCAGGGACGATCATCTTCGCCTCGACCGTTATCCTGTGGCTGTTGCTGAGTTTCCCGAAGCCGCCGGTGGGCAGCACGGTCTCCCCCGTCTCCTACAGCATCGCCGGGCGGATCGCGGGTGGGTTGAACGTCGTAATGGCGCCGATTGGTTTCAATCGCGACATATCGCTGGCGTTGATCCCGGCAATGGCGGCGCGCGAGGTGGCGGTGTCTGCGCTTGCCACCGTCTACTCACTGGAGGCCAATGACGACGAGGCGGCGCTGGAGCGCTCGCTTGGCGACCGGCTGAAAGGGCGATGGTCGTTGCCAACTGCGCTGGCGTTCCTTGCGTGGTTCGTCTTTGCCCCGCAGTGCATCTCCACCATCGCCGTGACGCGGCGGGAGACGAACGGCTGGCGCTGGCCCGCATTCATGGTCGGATACCTGTTCGCGCTGGCCTATTGCGCGGCAGGGATCACCTTCTGGACGGCGACGGCGCTCGGTCTGGGATAA
- a CDS encoding COQ9 family protein yields the protein MIDLPEDPTLDELRAALAPLVARNAAFDGWRKAAVVNAAEQAGVNPAIAELAFTGGAVAMIDAWFAVIDMKMAEALPLETLATMKIRQRITALVEARLNLLARDRESLRRALAILAMPQNLPRSAQLGWRAADVMWRLAGDVATDYNHYSKRTILGGVYLATLLTFIDDDSEGYTETRAFLGRRIDGIMRFEKAKASLLPSGDRRLSLSRFIGRLRYPAI from the coding sequence ATGATCGACTTGCCCGAAGATCCGACGCTCGACGAACTGCGAGCCGCTTTAGCCCCGCTGGTCGCGCGCAATGCAGCATTCGATGGATGGCGCAAGGCGGCTGTGGTAAACGCGGCAGAGCAAGCGGGCGTGAACCCCGCGATAGCCGAACTGGCATTTACCGGTGGTGCCGTGGCGATGATCGACGCCTGGTTTGCGGTCATCGATATGAAGATGGCCGAAGCGTTGCCGCTTGAGACTCTGGCGACCATGAAAATCCGTCAGCGCATCACGGCTCTGGTCGAAGCGAGGCTCAATCTGCTTGCGCGTGATCGCGAATCGTTGCGGCGGGCGCTTGCGATATTGGCGATGCCGCAGAACCTACCCCGATCGGCCCAGCTTGGCTGGCGGGCGGCGGATGTTATGTGGCGGTTGGCAGGCGATGTCGCGACAGACTACAACCATTACAGCAAACGAACCATTCTGGGCGGCGTCTATCTCGCCACGTTGCTGACCTTCATCGATGATGACAGTGAAGGTTACACGGAAACGCGTGCTTTCCTTGGTCGCCGCATCGATGGGATTATGCGTTTCGAAAAAGCGAAGGCGAGTCTTCTGCCTTCTGGCGACCGGCGCCTCAGCCTGTCGCGCTTCATAGGCCGCCTGCGCTACCCGGCAATCTAG
- a CDS encoding ferrous iron transport protein A, translating to MRLHLYPLRKPGYVESVDWSVLSAAEGQRLREFGICEGASIEALHRGGLLGRGPLACKVGRMTIAMRRNHAEAIDVRSGPDAPEQ from the coding sequence TTGCGTCTACATCTCTATCCTCTTCGTAAGCCCGGCTATGTGGAAAGCGTGGACTGGTCCGTCCTGTCGGCGGCGGAAGGCCAGCGCCTGCGGGAGTTTGGCATCTGCGAAGGCGCGAGCATAGAGGCGCTGCATCGGGGTGGCCTGCTCGGACGCGGACCGCTGGCGTGCAAGGTTGGGCGCATGACCATCGCTATGCGCCGGAACCATGCCGAAGCCATCGATGTGCGCAGCGGGCCGGACGCGCCGGAGCAATGA
- the lgt gene encoding prolipoprotein diacylglyceryl transferase, giving the protein MIELFAATATGHLDFTSLGLNPVALDLGFFTLKWYSLAYLAGILIGYWYLLKLIAQPGAPMARRHADDMIFYATLGIIIGGRLAYVLFYQPAILQNPIDIFKLWNGGMSFHGGVIGVTCGILWLSRKEGLNWLRVHDYVACCVPFGLFFGRLANFVNGELWGKATDVPWAIVFPTGGPDPRHPSQLYEAGLEGLLLFAILWFAFWRTQARYQPGKLVGIFLLGYGLSRFFVEYFREADAQLMEFAQESGLHMGQWLTLPMIVGGLYLIATAKGRRVRIESTAGSASVG; this is encoded by the coding sequence TTGATTGAACTGTTTGCCGCCACTGCCACGGGGCATCTCGATTTCACGAGTCTGGGGTTGAACCCGGTTGCGCTTGATCTCGGCTTCTTCACGTTAAAATGGTACAGCCTCGCCTATCTTGCGGGCATTCTGATCGGCTACTGGTATTTGCTGAAGCTGATCGCGCAGCCCGGCGCGCCGATGGCTCGACGCCATGCCGACGACATGATCTTCTACGCGACGCTCGGCATCATCATCGGCGGGCGATTGGCCTATGTGCTGTTTTATCAGCCCGCAATCCTCCAGAATCCAATCGACATCTTCAAGCTGTGGAACGGCGGCATGTCCTTCCATGGCGGGGTGATCGGCGTCACCTGCGGCATATTGTGGTTGTCGCGCAAAGAAGGGCTGAACTGGCTGCGTGTGCATGACTATGTCGCGTGCTGCGTGCCGTTCGGGCTGTTTTTCGGGCGTCTGGCGAATTTCGTGAACGGGGAACTGTGGGGGAAGGCGACCGATGTGCCCTGGGCCATCGTGTTCCCGACCGGCGGACCCGACCCGCGCCATCCAAGCCAACTCTATGAGGCGGGGCTGGAAGGCCTGCTGCTGTTTGCAATCCTCTGGTTCGCTTTCTGGCGGACGCAGGCGCGCTATCAGCCGGGCAAGCTCGTCGGCATATTCCTGCTAGGCTATGGCCTGTCGCGCTTCTTCGTCGAATATTTCCGCGAGGCCGACGCGCAACTCATGGAATTCGCGCAGGAAAGCGGGCTGCACATGGGGCAGTGGCTGACGCTGCCGATGATCGTCGGCGGCCTCTACCTGATCGCTACGGCCAAGGGGCGTCGCGTGCGGATCGAATCCACTGCCGGAAGCGCCAGTGTCGGATGA
- the ssb gene encoding single-stranded DNA-binding protein, with translation MAGSVNKVILVGNLGADPEVKSFQNGGKVCNLRIATSENWKDRNTGEKKERTEWHTVAIFSEGLVGVAERFLRKGSKVYIEGQLRTRKWQDQSGNDRYSTEVVLQGLGSVLTMLDGAPGAGGGQGGGGGGYGGGARSGGNDWGGASGGYDDDFGGGGGRSSGGGSRGGSSGPSFGNDLDDEVPF, from the coding sequence ATGGCAGGCAGCGTCAACAAGGTCATTCTGGTCGGCAATCTGGGTGCCGATCCGGAAGTCAAATCGTTCCAGAACGGCGGCAAGGTATGCAACCTGCGCATCGCCACTTCCGAGAACTGGAAAGACCGGAACACGGGCGAGAAGAAAGAGCGTACCGAATGGCACACCGTCGCGATCTTTTCCGAAGGTCTGGTCGGCGTCGCCGAACGCTTCCTGCGCAAGGGCAGCAAGGTCTATATCGAGGGCCAGCTTCGCACCCGCAAGTGGCAGGATCAGTCGGGCAATGACCGCTACTCCACAGAAGTCGTGTTGCAGGGCCTGGGTTCGGTGCTGACGATGCTCGACGGCGCGCCCGGTGCCGGCGGCGGTCAGGGTGGCGGCGGTGGCGGCTATGGCGGCGGAGCGCGCTCGGGCGGCAATGATTGGGGCGGCGCGAGTGGCGGCTACGACGATGATTTCGGCGGCGGCGGCGGGCGCAGCAGCGGCGGAGGCAGCCGCGGCGGGTCGAGTGGCCCCAGCTTCGGCAACGATCTGGACGACGAAGTGCCGTTCTGA